From Coccinella septempunctata chromosome 4, icCocSept1.1, whole genome shotgun sequence, a single genomic window includes:
- the LOC123310665 gene encoding guided entry of tail-anchored proteins factor 1 — translation MFLLIISTLLSFLSVHTKIITNPVMHWMNRVSKEEKTKLNEIKALQCAQQKLSMVDNFVEYSKIQRKINKLTESLKESKSRNSNDFFLKIGIPYGLRIIIISMLIILCLYYRGSPLFYLESSINLFPFGYFISFPNGRNSVSFHFWVMCCTAFARLIKL, via the exons ATGTTCCTATTGATAATATCAACTTTACTGAGCTTCTTGAGTGTTCATACAAAAATTATTACTAATCCA GTGATGCATTGGATGAATAGGGTATCTAAAGAGGAAAAAActaaattgaatgaaataaaagcACTTCAGTGTGCCCAACAAAAACTCAGTATGGTCGACAATTTTGTCGAATATTCTAAAATACAAAGAAAAATCAACAAATTGACTGAAAGCTTGAAGGAATCAAAATCAAGGAATtccaatgatttttttttgaaaattgggaTTCCTTATGGACTGAGGATAATAATAATCTCCATGCTAATCATATTATGTCTGTATTATCGAGGGAGCCCATTATTCTATTTGGAAAGTTCTATTAATTTGTTTCCATTTGGTTATTTTATATCTTTTCCAAATGGAAGAAATAgtgtttcatttcatttttgggTGATGTGCTGTACTGCTTTTGCAAGATTGATTAAATTATAA